In Primulina huaijiensis isolate GDHJ02 chromosome 16, ASM1229523v2, whole genome shotgun sequence, a single genomic region encodes these proteins:
- the LOC140961170 gene encoding uncharacterized protein isoform X1 yields the protein MAYQHYRSPFGDTTFTKVFVGGLAWETPTEVMQSYFEQFGEILEAVIITDKHTGKSKGYGFVTFKDPESAKRACADPNPTIDGRRANCNIASLGRPRPSPPRGANQGGNLYQRVGGIAQAGGSSSYPLLPPPPPPPPQLPSPVMYPPYGYVPYPPDYGFNQTMYNPPRIPQTHYYNQLYGASSSAMGNPYYYGYSVQPAPRGSYPVPPAQRFQGPSYVYYPTLTQMEGPSSAYSAPTPHPLLQPPRLSFSSTTDSAAPPQETEAGAATSTSSTA from the exons CACGACGTTTACGAAGGTGTTCGTCGGGGGGCTCGCCTGGGAGACCCCGACGGAGGTAATGCAGAGTTATTTCGAGCAATTTGGTGAGATTCTTGAAGCTGTGATCATCACCGATAAGCATACTGGGAAATCCAAAGGCTACGGATTC GTGACATTTAAGGATCCGGAGTCAGCAAAAAGAGCTTGTGCTGATCCGAATCCTACAATCGATGGAAGAAGAGCCAACTGTAACATTGCTTCATTGGGCCGACCAAGACCTTCTCCACCTAGAG gCGCTAATCAAGGGGGGAATTTATATCAAAGAGTAGGTGGAATAGCACAAGCTGGGGGGTCATCATCCTACCCTTTGCTTCCCCCACCACCTCCTCCGCCTCCCCAGTTGCCATCGCCGGTCATGTATCCACCGTATGG GTATGTACCATACCCACCTGATTATGGTTTCAACCAG ACAATGTATAATCCACCACGTATCCCGCAAACACATTATTATAATCAATTATATGGGGCTTCTTCATCAGCCATGGGCAACCCATATTACTATGGATATTCTGTCCAACCGGCACCAAGGGGATCGTATCCTGTACCCCCGGCGCAACGTTTCCAAGGACCGTCTTATGTATACTATCCTACGCTGACGCAGATGGAAGGCCCTTCTTCGGCTTATTCTGCACCCACTCCACACCCTTTACTGCAACCCCCTAGGCTTTCATTTTCATCCACCACTG ATTCTGCGGCTCCTCCTCAAGAAACAGAAGCCGGCGCCGCTACTTCGACGAGCTCGACTGCTTAA
- the LOC140961170 gene encoding uncharacterized protein isoform X2, producing the protein MAYQHYRSPFGDTTFTKVFVGGLAWETPTEVMQSYFEQFGEILEAVIITDKHTGKSKGYGFVTFKDPESAKRACADPNPTIDGRRANCNIASLGRPRPSPPRGGIAQAGGSSSYPLLPPPPPPPPQLPSPVMYPPYGYVPYPPDYGFNQTMYNPPRIPQTHYYNQLYGASSSAMGNPYYYGYSVQPAPRGSYPVPPAQRFQGPSYVYYPTLTQMEGPSSAYSAPTPHPLLQPPRLSFSSTTDSAAPPQETEAGAATSTSSTA; encoded by the exons CACGACGTTTACGAAGGTGTTCGTCGGGGGGCTCGCCTGGGAGACCCCGACGGAGGTAATGCAGAGTTATTTCGAGCAATTTGGTGAGATTCTTGAAGCTGTGATCATCACCGATAAGCATACTGGGAAATCCAAAGGCTACGGATTC GTGACATTTAAGGATCCGGAGTCAGCAAAAAGAGCTTGTGCTGATCCGAATCCTACAATCGATGGAAGAAGAGCCAACTGTAACATTGCTTCATTGGGCCGACCAAGACCTTCTCCACCTAGAG GTGGAATAGCACAAGCTGGGGGGTCATCATCCTACCCTTTGCTTCCCCCACCACCTCCTCCGCCTCCCCAGTTGCCATCGCCGGTCATGTATCCACCGTATGG GTATGTACCATACCCACCTGATTATGGTTTCAACCAG ACAATGTATAATCCACCACGTATCCCGCAAACACATTATTATAATCAATTATATGGGGCTTCTTCATCAGCCATGGGCAACCCATATTACTATGGATATTCTGTCCAACCGGCACCAAGGGGATCGTATCCTGTACCCCCGGCGCAACGTTTCCAAGGACCGTCTTATGTATACTATCCTACGCTGACGCAGATGGAAGGCCCTTCTTCGGCTTATTCTGCACCCACTCCACACCCTTTACTGCAACCCCCTAGGCTTTCATTTTCATCCACCACTG ATTCTGCGGCTCCTCCTCAAGAAACAGAAGCCGGCGCCGCTACTTCGACGAGCTCGACTGCTTAA